The following coding sequences are from one Biomphalaria glabrata chromosome 8, xgBioGlab47.1, whole genome shotgun sequence window:
- the LOC106067617 gene encoding lipoyl synthase, mitochondrial-like → MAATVNRNIFSKKWTLWYFSQTIDLGKAVTLGVGLKERHYSSISKDKKERLADGPGLEDFLSGDVPQYDGKDGIKKIKGERLRLPEWLKTEIPVGKNYSTLKKSLRSLNLHTVCEEAKCPNIGECWGGGEHKTATATIMVLGDQCTRGCRFCSVKTARNPPPPDPMEPINTATAIADWNLDYVVLTSVDRDDLPDGGASHFAQTVKEIKSRCPHMLVECLTPDFRGDLTAVSVVADSGLDVYAHNVETVESLQWLVRDPRANYQQSLSVLSHVKKLHPNMVTKTSIMLGLGETDAEVIKTLEDLRKIDVDCLTLGQYMQPTKRHLKVKEYIHPDKFNYYKEVGDKLGFAYTASGPLVRSSYKAGEFFLKNLLDKRKAAHTISPLKSV, encoded by the exons ATGGCTGCGACTGTAAATAGAAACATTTTCTCCAAGAAGTGGACACTGTGGTATTTTTCACAAacaatagatcta GGGAAGGCTGTAACTTTAGGTGTTGGCCTAAAAGAACGACATTATTCTTCTATATCTaaagataaaaaagaaagattagCTGATGGGCCTGGACTTGAAGACTTTCTCTCTGGTGATGTGCCACAGTATGACGGCAAAGATGGAATCAAGAAAATCAAAGGAGAAAG aCTTAGACTTCCAGAATGGCTGAAAACAGAGATTCCTGTTGGGAAAAACTATTCAACTTTAAAGAAATCTTTAAGGAGTCTTAATTTGCACACT GTATGTGAAGAAGCCAAGTGTCCAAACATCGGAGAGTGCTGGGGTGGAGGGGAACATAAAACTGCTACAGCGACTATCATG GTACTTGGAGACCAGTGCACTAGAGGTTGCAGATTTTGTTCGGTGAAGACAGCTCGCAACCCTCCACCTCCTGATCCAATGGAACCAATCAACACAGCAACAGCTATAGCAGATTGGAATCTGGATTATGTTGTTCTCACCTCAGTGGACAGAGATG aTCTGCCAGATGGTGGAGCATCACATTTTGCCCAGACAGTGAAAGAAATTAAATCCAG ATGCCCTCACATGTTAGTTGAATGTCTGACACCAGACTTTAGGGGAGACCTAACAGCTGTGTCTGTGGTGGCAGATTCTGGTCTAGACGTCTATGCACACAATGTGGAGACAGTTGAGAGTCTACAGTG GCTTGTCAGAGATCCTCGTGCCAACTATCAGCAGAGCTTGTCTGTTCTGAGTCATGTTAAGAAGTTACACCCAAACATGGTGACCAAGACCTCTATCATGTTGGGTCTGGGTGAAACTGATGCTGAAGTCATAAAAACTCTTGAAG ATCTGAGAAAGATTGATGTTGATTGCTTGACCTTAGGCCAGTATATGCAGCCTACCAAGAGACATTTAAAG GTGAAAGAATACATTCATCCAGATAAGTTTAACTATTACAAAGAAGTAGGAGACAAGTTAGGTTTTGCTTACACTGCCAGTGGCCCACTAGTCAGATCTTCTTACAAAGCAG GTGAATTCTTCCTGAAAAATTTACTAGACAAAAGAAAAGCTGCTCACACTATCTCTCCACTCAAATCTGTTTGA